One window of the Actinomycetes bacterium genome contains the following:
- a CDS encoding sucrase ferredoxin gives MTADPGTPLRCSVTSRLRADSMAGTAAPATGFLLVEQPGGWGRQALTSSRLDPKVGRRVSARAIAQGLRVLLVRRPGRHQAPARRRWAVVVSRPGREATWWGDFGHDEELLSLPLDGSAGSRSDEPFFLVCTHGRHDTCCAVEGRPVAAALHQARPGRVWECSHVGGDRFAANVLAMPHGVYYGRVEPDEVEALATAHESGEVYLERVRGRTTSNPAAQAAIVHVSRVLGETRLDALTPAGTIHLGDGRWQVRLRGRPGTLMVTVQSAAGARPGLLTCHAQREAHPPRFEIVEIRQLP, from the coding sequence GTGACCGCCGATCCCGGGACGCCGCTGCGGTGCTCGGTCACCAGCCGGCTGCGGGCCGACTCGATGGCCGGCACCGCCGCGCCGGCCACCGGCTTCCTGCTCGTCGAGCAGCCCGGCGGCTGGGGGCGGCAGGCGCTGACCAGCTCGCGGCTCGACCCGAAGGTGGGGCGGAGGGTGTCCGCCAGGGCCATCGCCCAGGGCCTGCGGGTGCTGCTCGTCCGTCGGCCGGGCCGGCACCAGGCACCGGCCCGCCGCCGATGGGCCGTCGTCGTCTCGCGACCCGGCCGCGAGGCCACCTGGTGGGGCGATTTCGGCCACGACGAGGAGCTGCTCTCGCTCCCGCTCGACGGCAGCGCCGGCTCCCGTTCCGACGAGCCGTTCTTCCTGGTGTGCACCCACGGCAGGCACGACACCTGCTGCGCCGTGGAGGGCCGGCCGGTCGCGGCCGCCCTGCACCAGGCCCGGCCGGGTCGGGTGTGGGAATGCTCGCACGTCGGCGGCGACCGGTTCGCAGCCAACGTGCTCGCGATGCCGCACGGCGTCTACTACGGCCGGGTCGAGCCCGACGAGGTCGAGGCGCTGGCGACCGCCCACGAGTCGGGAGAGGTCTACCTCGAGCGGGTGCGGGGACGTACGACCAGCAACCCGGCCGCGCAGGCCGCGATCGTGCACGTAAGCCGGGTCCTGGGCGAGACCCGGCTCGACGCGCTGACCCCCGCCGGCACGATCCACCTCGGCGACGGGCGCTGGCAGGTGCGCCTGCGCGGCCGGCCCGGCACTCTCATGGTGACCGTGCAGTCCGCCGCG